A window from Sinorhizobium fredii encodes these proteins:
- a CDS encoding Lrp/AsnC ligand binding domain-containing protein, whose product MHQIDKTDRRILNILQADGRITNLELADRIGLSPTATSERLRRLLKEGYVSGFGARLDPHKLGFGLLVFIEVMLDKTTPEVFDQFAAAIKQAPAVLECHMVAGGFDYLVKTRFEDMTAYRNFLGQVLWTLPGVKETRTYAVMEEIKNDGPLPLV is encoded by the coding sequence ATGCACCAGATCGACAAGACCGATCGCCGGATCCTCAATATCCTGCAGGCCGACGGGCGGATCACCAATCTCGAACTGGCGGACCGCATCGGCCTCTCGCCGACCGCGACGAGCGAGCGGCTGCGGCGGCTTCTGAAAGAGGGCTACGTATCCGGCTTCGGGGCGCGCCTCGATCCGCACAAGCTCGGTTTCGGGCTGCTGGTCTTCATCGAAGTGATGCTCGACAAGACGACGCCGGAGGTCTTCGACCAGTTCGCCGCCGCCATCAAGCAGGCGCCTGCGGTGCTCGAATGTCACATGGTCGCCGGCGGGTTCGACTACCTCGTCAAGACCCGTTTCGAGGATATGACCGCCTACCGCAATTTCCTCGGCCAGGTGCTTTGGACGCTGCCGGGCGTCAAGGAGACCCGCACCTATGCGGTGATGGAGGAAATCAAGAACGACGGGCCGCTGCCGCTCGTTTGA
- the aroB gene encoding 3-dehydroquinate synthase, which yields MMNHVTPAERKVRVNLGDRSYDILIGPGLIAAAGKEIASRLKGRRMAVITDENVAPRYLEPLMTSLKESGIEAVSLVLPAGEKTKSFEHLIPVCDAILAAKIERNDAVIALGGGVIGDLTGFAAGIVRRGSRFIQMPTSLLAQVDSSVGGKTGINSPHGKNLIGVFHQPDLVLADTDVLDTLSAREFRAGYAEVAKYGLIDKPEFFDWLERNWQAVFAGGSARIEAIAVSCQAKADVVAADERENGLRALLNLGHTFGHALEAATEYDSRRLVHGEGVAIGMVLAYEFSTRMNLASPDNARRVEAHLKAVGLPTRLSDIPGDLPPAERLMEAIAQDKKVKGGKLTFILTRGIGQSFVADDVPASEVLGFLKEKHPR from the coding sequence ATGATGAACCATGTGACGCCTGCCGAGCGAAAGGTCCGGGTAAACCTCGGAGACCGGTCCTACGACATTCTCATCGGCCCCGGCCTGATCGCCGCGGCGGGCAAGGAAATCGCCTCGCGCCTCAAGGGCCGCCGGATGGCGGTGATCACGGACGAAAACGTGGCGCCCCGTTATCTGGAGCCGCTGATGACGAGCCTGAAGGAGAGCGGCATCGAGGCGGTCTCGCTCGTCCTGCCGGCGGGCGAGAAGACCAAGAGCTTCGAGCATCTGATCCCGGTGTGCGACGCCATTCTCGCGGCGAAGATCGAGCGCAACGATGCGGTGATCGCGCTCGGCGGCGGCGTGATCGGCGACCTGACCGGCTTTGCCGCCGGCATCGTCCGGCGCGGCTCGCGCTTCATCCAGATGCCGACCTCGCTTCTGGCACAGGTCGATTCCTCCGTCGGCGGCAAGACCGGCATCAACTCGCCGCACGGCAAGAACCTGATCGGCGTGTTCCACCAGCCGGATCTGGTGCTCGCCGACACGGACGTGCTCGATACGCTGAGTGCGCGCGAGTTTCGCGCCGGCTATGCCGAGGTTGCGAAATACGGCCTGATCGACAAGCCGGAATTCTTCGATTGGCTGGAGCGCAATTGGCAGGCGGTCTTTGCCGGCGGATCGGCTCGCATCGAGGCGATCGCGGTCAGTTGCCAGGCCAAGGCCGACGTCGTCGCCGCGGACGAGCGCGAGAACGGCCTGCGCGCGCTGCTCAATCTCGGACACACATTCGGTCACGCCCTGGAGGCCGCGACCGAGTATGACAGCCGCAGGCTCGTGCACGGGGAAGGCGTTGCGATCGGCATGGTGCTCGCGTACGAGTTCTCCACCCGGATGAATCTTGCAAGTCCGGACAATGCGCGGCGCGTCGAAGCCCACCTCAAGGCGGTCGGATTGCCGACGCGCTTGTCCGACATTCCCGGCGACCTTCCGCCGGCCGAGCGGCTGATGGAGGCGATAGCCCAGGACAAGAAGGTCAAGGGCGGCAAGCTCACTTTCATCCTGACGAGAGGCATCGGCCAGTCCTTCGTCGCCGACGACGTTCCGGCGTCCGAGGTGCTGGGCTTTCTCAAGGAAAAGCATCCGCGATGA
- a CDS encoding M20 aminoacylase family protein — translation MPILNRAAELQNEVTEWRRHLHMNPELLFAVENTAAFVERKLKEFGVDEIVTGLGRTGVVGLIRGNLGPGRTIGLRADMDALPITETSGKAWSSTTPGKMHACGHDGHTAMLLGAAKYLAETRNFAGSVAVIFQPAEEGGGGGNEMVKDGMMERFAIEEVYGMHNMPGMPVGHFGSRVGPIMASTDEFTITIKGRGGHAAQPHKTIDPIAIGAQIVNALQTIASRTVDPLASIVVSVTKFNAGFAHNVIPEQAVLAGTVRALTPEVRDTGETRIRQIAESIAGAYGATVDVWYGRNYPVTVNHAEETGHALAAAATVAGQGNVNAALDPMMGGEDFSYMLLARPGAFVFIGNGDSAGLHHPAYDFNDEVIPHGITYWVKLAEARLAA, via the coding sequence ATGCCGATATTGAACCGCGCTGCCGAACTCCAGAACGAAGTGACCGAATGGCGGCGCCATCTGCACATGAACCCGGAGCTCCTGTTCGCGGTGGAAAATACGGCAGCCTTCGTCGAAAGGAAACTGAAGGAATTCGGCGTTGACGAGATCGTGACCGGCCTCGGCCGGACGGGCGTCGTAGGGCTTATCCGCGGCAATCTCGGCCCCGGCCGCACCATCGGCCTCAGGGCCGACATGGACGCCCTGCCGATCACCGAGACGAGCGGCAAGGCCTGGTCGTCGACGACCCCCGGCAAGATGCATGCCTGCGGCCACGACGGCCACACCGCCATGCTGCTTGGTGCAGCGAAATATCTCGCCGAGACGCGCAACTTCGCCGGCAGCGTCGCCGTCATCTTCCAGCCGGCCGAGGAAGGCGGCGGCGGCGGCAACGAGATGGTCAAGGACGGCATGATGGAACGCTTTGCCATCGAGGAGGTCTATGGCATGCACAATATGCCGGGCATGCCGGTCGGTCATTTCGGAAGTCGCGTCGGGCCGATCATGGCCTCGACCGACGAGTTCACCATCACCATCAAGGGGCGCGGCGGCCATGCGGCGCAGCCGCACAAGACCATCGATCCGATCGCCATCGGCGCGCAGATCGTCAATGCGCTGCAGACGATCGCCTCGCGCACCGTCGACCCGCTTGCCTCCATCGTCGTTTCCGTCACCAAGTTCAATGCCGGCTTCGCCCACAACGTCATTCCGGAACAGGCGGTCCTGGCCGGCACGGTGCGCGCGCTGACGCCCGAGGTGCGCGACACCGGCGAGACGCGCATCCGCCAGATCGCCGAAAGCATTGCCGGCGCCTATGGCGCGACGGTCGACGTCTGGTACGGCCGCAACTATCCTGTCACCGTCAACCATGCCGAAGAGACCGGCCACGCGCTTGCCGCCGCCGCAACGGTCGCCGGCCAAGGCAACGTCAATGCCGCGCTCGATCCGATGATGGGCGGCGAGGACTTCTCCTACATGCTACTTGCCCGGCCCGGCGCCTTCGTCTTCATCGGCAACGGCGATTCCGCCGGTCTCCACCATCCCGCCTACGACTTCAACGACGAAGTGATCCCGCACGGGATTACCTATTGGGTGAAGCTCGCCGAAGCGCGGCTCGCCGCCTGA
- a CDS encoding HlyC/CorC family transporter, with protein sequence MSVEAAWLFLAEHWLSLLSVVCLLLLSAFFSGSEAALTATSRARMHSLEGNGDRRAGLVNRLIERRDRLVGTLLLGNNLVTILATSLTTSLLIRLVGNFAVLVATLGMTVLLVLFCEVLPKSWAIASPDRFALAVAPMVKRFVAIAGPISALINGIVRRLLNLSGVKVSSDRPMLSAQEELRGAVDLLHREGAVVKADRDRLGGVLDLGELEVSDIMIHRTAMQAVNAEEPPEVCVREILGSPFTRLPLWRGSTDNIIGVVHSKDLQRALAEPGVEPHTVDIVRIAQKPWFVPDTTNLTDQLNAFLRRKLHLAIVVDEYGQVQGLVTLEDILEEIVGDIADEHDLDIQGVRQEADGSIVVDGSVPIRDLNRALDWSLPDEEATTVAGLVIHEAKSIPEERQAFTFYGKRFIVMKRVKNRITKLRIRPAEEEAAGL encoded by the coding sequence ATGAGCGTCGAGGCGGCATGGCTGTTCCTGGCGGAGCACTGGCTGTCGCTCCTCTCGGTCGTTTGCCTGCTGCTCCTTTCGGCCTTCTTCTCCGGTTCGGAGGCGGCCCTGACCGCAACCTCCCGGGCGCGCATGCATTCGCTCGAGGGCAATGGCGACCGGCGCGCCGGTCTCGTCAACCGGCTGATCGAGCGGCGTGACCGGCTGGTCGGAACGCTGCTCCTCGGCAACAACCTCGTCACCATTCTCGCCACGTCGCTGACGACCAGCCTGCTGATCCGCCTCGTCGGCAACTTCGCCGTGCTCGTCGCGACGCTCGGCATGACGGTGCTGCTCGTCCTCTTCTGCGAGGTGCTGCCGAAGAGCTGGGCGATCGCCTCTCCCGATCGGTTCGCCCTTGCCGTGGCGCCCATGGTGAAGCGCTTCGTGGCGATTGCCGGTCCGATATCGGCGCTCATAAACGGGATCGTGCGCCGCCTCCTGAACCTATCCGGCGTGAAGGTTTCCTCCGACCGGCCGATGCTTTCGGCCCAGGAGGAACTGCGCGGTGCCGTCGACCTGCTTCATCGGGAAGGGGCGGTGGTCAAGGCGGACCGCGACCGGTTGGGCGGCGTCCTCGACCTCGGCGAGCTCGAGGTTTCCGACATCATGATCCACCGCACCGCCATGCAGGCGGTCAACGCGGAGGAGCCGCCGGAGGTCTGCGTCCGGGAAATCCTCGGAAGCCCCTTCACGCGCCTGCCGCTGTGGCGCGGCTCGACCGACAACATCATCGGCGTTGTCCATTCGAAGGATCTGCAGAGGGCGCTCGCCGAGCCGGGTGTCGAACCGCATACCGTCGATATCGTCAGGATCGCGCAGAAGCCATGGTTCGTGCCGGACACGACCAATCTCACGGACCAGCTCAACGCCTTCCTCAGGCGAAAGCTGCATCTGGCGATCGTGGTCGACGAATACGGCCAGGTTCAGGGCCTCGTCACGCTGGAGGACATTCTCGAGGAGATCGTCGGCGACATTGCCGACGAGCACGACCTCGACATCCAGGGCGTTCGACAGGAGGCCGACGGTTCGATCGTCGTCGACGGTTCGGTGCCGATCCGCGATCTCAACCGCGCTCTTGACTGGTCCCTGCCGGACGAGGAGGCGACCACTGTCGCCGGTCTCGTCATCCACGAAGCGAAGAGCATTCCGGAGGAGCGGCAGGCCTTCACCTTCTACGGCAAGCGTTTCATCGTCATGAAGCGGGTGAAGAACCGGATCACCAAACTGCGCATCCGCCCGGCCGAGGAGGAGGCGGCAGGGCTCTGA
- a CDS encoding sulfurtransferase TusA family protein: MPDEPRVVYDLRGLKCPLPVLKTRKRMETMAPGGLIEVETTDPLAVIDIPHFCNEDGHRLEQAASTAGGHRFLIRKKT; this comes from the coding sequence ATGCCGGACGAGCCAAGGGTGGTCTATGATTTGAGGGGGCTGAAATGCCCCCTTCCCGTTTTGAAGACGCGCAAGCGAATGGAAACGATGGCGCCCGGCGGGCTCATCGAGGTCGAGACGACCGATCCGCTGGCCGTGATCGACATTCCGCATTTCTGCAACGAGGATGGGCACCGGCTCGAGCAGGCGGCATCGACCGCCGGCGGCCATCGCTTTCTCATTCGCAAGAAGACGTGA
- a CDS encoding L,D-transpeptidase family protein translates to MRFRNLFVTAVIAAALAGCTNETLDSVNLSSVKNKTEYQLSGKIVGKMKELGMQKTSPILLRIFKEEGTLEVWKANASSRLQLLKSYKICAWSGKLGPKVKEGDRQAPEGFYPLYPHQMNPNSNYYLAINTGFPNTYDRANGRSGTHLMIHGACSSSGCYSMTDEQIIEIFALARDAFKGGQESVQLQAFPFRMTAENMARHRDNPNIEFWKMLKVGYDQFEVTKRPPQVNVCERKYVFNQQSDGSFNPAGQCPAMSTPPALQVAMANFDKDYQRDYQKALKKYDGMVWYEPSEAERKAIVAEQRKGRELAYAPTGTSLDAGKLMKVSDLEKRLAEQKEAEEAKQAALIQKEALEKATRDGKAVPVPQQSPIERPVQQAALQTAPTQKSFWNLFSKSEPAAPAPANQAPAEQSAVQPGAQQAAATQQHPAGTQQQAATPAGANPQVATAPAAGSETAPAEQPPKKRPFWKIWGN, encoded by the coding sequence ATGCGTTTCAGGAATCTTTTTGTCACCGCCGTCATTGCAGCCGCGCTCGCCGGCTGCACCAACGAAACGCTCGATTCGGTCAATCTCTCCTCCGTCAAGAACAAGACCGAATACCAGCTGTCCGGCAAGATCGTCGGCAAGATGAAGGAACTGGGGATGCAGAAGACATCCCCGATCCTGTTGCGCATTTTCAAGGAAGAGGGAACGCTCGAGGTCTGGAAGGCGAATGCGTCAAGCCGCCTCCAGCTCTTGAAGAGCTATAAGATCTGTGCCTGGTCGGGCAAGCTCGGCCCCAAGGTGAAGGAAGGTGACCGTCAGGCGCCGGAGGGCTTCTATCCGCTCTATCCGCACCAGATGAACCCCAATTCGAACTATTACCTGGCGATCAATACCGGCTTCCCCAACACCTATGACAGGGCGAATGGCCGCAGCGGCACGCATCTGATGATCCACGGCGCCTGCTCGTCGTCGGGCTGCTATTCGATGACCGACGAGCAGATCATCGAGATCTTCGCGCTCGCCCGCGACGCCTTCAAGGGCGGTCAGGAGAGCGTCCAGCTTCAGGCCTTCCCCTTCCGCATGACGGCCGAGAACATGGCCCGCCACCGCGACAATCCGAACATCGAATTCTGGAAGATGCTGAAGGTCGGCTACGACCAGTTCGAAGTCACCAAACGTCCGCCGCAGGTCAATGTCTGCGAGAGGAAATACGTCTTCAATCAGCAGTCCGACGGCAGCTTCAACCCTGCCGGCCAGTGCCCCGCCATGTCGACGCCGCCGGCCTTGCAAGTGGCCATGGCGAATTTCGACAAGGACTACCAGCGCGATTATCAGAAGGCGCTGAAGAAATACGACGGCATGGTTTGGTATGAGCCGAGCGAAGCGGAGCGCAAGGCAATCGTCGCCGAGCAGCGCAAGGGCCGCGAGCTTGCCTATGCGCCGACCGGCACGTCGCTCGACGCCGGCAAGCTGATGAAGGTGAGCGATCTCGAAAAGCGGCTCGCCGAGCAGAAGGAGGCCGAAGAGGCCAAACAGGCGGCGTTGATCCAGAAGGAAGCTCTGGAGAAGGCGACGCGCGACGGCAAGGCCGTACCCGTGCCGCAGCAGAGCCCGATCGAGCGCCCGGTTCAGCAGGCGGCGCTGCAGACGGCGCCTACCCAGAAATCCTTCTGGAACCTGTTCTCGAAAAGCGAGCCCGCGGCGCCGGCACCGGCCAACCAGGCGCCCGCCGAGCAGAGCGCAGTCCAGCCGGGGGCTCAACAGGCGGCTGCGACCCAGCAGCACCCTGCCGGCACTCAGCAACAGGCAGCCACGCCGGCCGGGGCCAATCCGCAAGTGGCCACGGCCCCTGCAGCCGGCAGCGAAACGGCGCCGGCGGAACAGCCGCCGAAGAAGCGTCCGTTCTGGAAGATCTGGGGCAATTGA
- a CDS encoding D-alanyl-D-alanine carboxypeptidase family protein, which produces MGVFAGVCAALAAALPASANPRLVVDVATLKVYEHQDIFQKWYPASLTKLMTAYTTFRAIQAGQLTLESPVVMTKNAAAEPPSKMFYKPGQAMTLDSALKMMLVKSANDVAVAIAETVGGTEQAFIDRMNAEARRIGMTSSHFINANGLPGQGQYTTARDLAVLAITLKREFPQYASYFSLEGFTTGKKDYANYNMLIGRFEGADGMKTGFICASGFNQVSSASRSGRSVISVVLGEDSLGARADESARLLQMALTTPAAGKPSLTAIAPYGEGREVVSDVSKEICSKQAAKVRSEGRDEGGRQKLLSPYIHEINRPLKLAFAGLIPGSGDKTAKAGSDVAGQGDVAELANVPVPVPRPSF; this is translated from the coding sequence ATGGGCGTTTTTGCCGGTGTTTGTGCGGCATTGGCGGCGGCGCTTCCGGCGTCGGCCAATCCGCGGCTCGTTGTCGACGTCGCAACTCTCAAGGTCTACGAGCATCAGGACATCTTCCAGAAATGGTACCCGGCGTCGCTGACCAAGCTGATGACGGCCTATACGACGTTTCGGGCAATCCAGGCGGGACAGCTGACGCTGGAAAGCCCGGTGGTGATGACGAAGAACGCGGCGGCCGAGCCGCCGAGCAAGATGTTCTACAAGCCCGGGCAGGCGATGACGCTCGACAGCGCGTTGAAGATGATGCTCGTCAAATCCGCTAATGACGTCGCCGTGGCGATTGCGGAAACGGTCGGCGGAACGGAGCAGGCTTTCATCGACCGCATGAACGCGGAAGCGCGGCGGATCGGCATGACCTCGTCGCATTTCATCAATGCCAACGGCTTGCCGGGGCAGGGCCAATACACGACCGCGCGTGACCTTGCCGTTCTGGCCATCACGCTGAAGCGCGAGTTTCCGCAATATGCCTCCTATTTCTCGCTGGAAGGCTTCACCACCGGCAAGAAGGACTATGCAAACTACAATATGCTGATCGGCCGCTTCGAAGGGGCCGACGGCATGAAGACCGGCTTCATCTGCGCGTCGGGCTTCAACCAAGTATCGTCGGCGAGCCGTTCTGGTCGCAGCGTCATATCGGTCGTGCTCGGCGAGGATAGCCTCGGCGCCCGCGCCGACGAGTCGGCCCGGCTTCTTCAGATGGCGCTGACGACCCCTGCGGCCGGAAAACCGTCGCTGACCGCCATCGCGCCTTACGGCGAAGGCCGTGAAGTGGTTTCGGACGTCAGCAAGGAGATCTGCTCCAAGCAGGCGGCGAAGGTCCGTAGCGAAGGCCGCGACGAGGGCGGCCGGCAGAAGCTGCTGTCGCCCTATATCCACGAGATCAACCGTCCGCTGAAGCTGGCCTTCGCCGGGCTTATTCCGGGCAGCGGCGACAAGACCGCCAAGGCAGGCAGCGATGTCGCCGGGCAGGGTGATGTCGCCGAGCTCGCCAACGTCCCGGTTCCGGTGCCGCGCCCCAGCTTCTGA
- a CDS encoding CobW family GTP-binding protein — protein sequence MNGPLPVVPVSILTGFLGAGKTTLLNRLLKDPALADTAVIINEFGDVSIDHLLVEASSDGVIELSDGCLCCTVRGELVDTLADLMDRMQTGRIKPLKRVVIETTGLADPAPVLQSVLGNPVIAQNFRLDGVVTVVDAVNGAQTIAKHIEALKQVAVADRLVISKTGLSGKEQLDALADLLKDLNPRAPIFDGDGQEAGRADLFACGLYDPSTKVADVGRWLQDELDGSDDHDHHHGHDHGHDHHHHDVNRHGSDIRSFSIVHDRPIEPMALEMFVDLLRSAHGEKLLRMKAIVCVADRPERPVVLHGVQSVFHAPERLAAWPDPADRRTRMVLITKGLEEAFVRDLFDAFTGKPRVDRPDAQALTDNPLAVPGVKF from the coding sequence ATGAACGGTCCACTGCCGGTCGTGCCGGTGTCGATCCTCACCGGCTTCCTCGGTGCGGGCAAGACGACCCTTCTGAACCGCTTGCTGAAGGATCCGGCGCTTGCCGACACCGCCGTGATCATCAACGAATTCGGCGATGTCTCGATCGATCACCTGCTTGTCGAGGCGTCGAGCGACGGGGTGATCGAGCTTTCCGACGGCTGCCTGTGCTGTACGGTCCGCGGTGAACTGGTCGACACGCTCGCCGACCTGATGGACCGAATGCAGACCGGGCGGATCAAGCCGCTGAAGCGCGTCGTCATCGAGACGACCGGCCTGGCCGACCCGGCGCCGGTGCTGCAGTCGGTGCTCGGCAATCCGGTGATCGCCCAGAACTTCCGCCTCGACGGCGTAGTGACTGTCGTCGATGCGGTGAATGGGGCCCAGACGATCGCAAAGCACATCGAGGCGCTGAAGCAGGTCGCCGTGGCCGACCGGCTGGTGATCAGCAAGACGGGGCTTTCCGGTAAGGAACAGCTCGACGCGCTGGCTGACCTTCTGAAGGACCTCAATCCGCGCGCGCCAATCTTCGACGGCGACGGGCAAGAGGCGGGGCGGGCCGACCTGTTCGCCTGCGGGCTCTACGATCCATCCACCAAAGTTGCCGATGTCGGCCGCTGGCTGCAGGACGAGCTCGATGGAAGTGACGATCATGACCATCACCACGGCCATGATCATGGGCACGATCACCACCACCACGACGTCAATCGCCACGGCTCCGACATCCGCTCCTTCAGCATCGTTCACGACCGGCCGATCGAGCCGATGGCGCTCGAAATGTTCGTCGACCTGTTGCGCTCGGCCCATGGCGAGAAGCTGTTGCGTATGAAGGCGATCGTTTGCGTCGCGGACCGGCCGGAGCGCCCGGTGGTCCTGCACGGCGTCCAGTCCGTCTTTCACGCGCCTGAACGGCTTGCCGCCTGGCCGGACCCAGCCGACCGGCGCACCCGGATGGTGCTGATCACCAAGGGGCTCGAAGAGGCTTTCGTGCGCGATCTCTTCGATGCCTTCACCGGCAAGCCGCGCGTCGACCGTCCGGATGCGCAGGCGCTCACCGACAACCCGCTCGCCGTGCCCGGTGTGAAGTTCTGA
- a CDS encoding shikimate kinase: MNDVTEPDSATLAERAKLALGKRNLIFIGLMGAGKSAIGRLTAQALGVPFVDSDHEIERVSRMTVSELFAAYGEEEFRALEARVLKRLLRSGPRVVSTGGGAYINERSRRQIKKGGLTVWLNADLDVLWERVNKRDTRPLLKTENPKQTLENLMRARYPIYAEADLVVLSRDVKKETMVEEVLAAIADCKKVEMP, encoded by the coding sequence ATGAACGATGTGACCGAACCGGATTCCGCGACGCTCGCCGAGCGGGCGAAGCTCGCTCTCGGTAAACGCAATCTCATTTTTATCGGCCTGATGGGGGCGGGAAAATCGGCGATCGGTCGGCTGACCGCACAGGCGCTCGGGGTTCCCTTCGTCGATTCCGACCACGAGATCGAGCGGGTTTCGCGCATGACGGTGAGCGAGCTTTTCGCCGCCTATGGCGAGGAGGAGTTCCGTGCGCTCGAGGCGAGGGTGCTGAAGCGGTTGCTGAGATCGGGGCCGCGGGTCGTCTCGACCGGCGGCGGCGCCTATATCAACGAACGCTCGCGCCGGCAGATCAAGAAGGGCGGTTTGACTGTCTGGCTGAATGCGGATCTCGACGTGCTGTGGGAACGGGTGAACAAGCGCGACACCCGGCCGCTCCTCAAGACGGAAAACCCCAAGCAGACGCTGGAGAACCTGATGCGGGCTCGCTACCCGATCTACGCCGAGGCGGACCTCGTGGTCCTGTCGCGCGACGTGAAAAAGGAGACGATGGTCGAGGAGGTCCTCGCCGCCATCGCCGACTGCAAGAAAGTCGAGATGCCATGA
- a CDS encoding acetyl-CoA carboxylase carboxyltransferase subunit alpha: protein MHNYLDFEKPISDLEGKILELKKLAGEDESVNTSDEIARLEGRVRDAMAEIYSKLSPWQKTQVARHPSRPHFLDYAAELFTEFTPLAGDRNYANDDAIQAGLARFRGAPVAVIGQEKGNDTKSRIKHNFGSPRPEGYRKAVRVMEMADRFGLPLITLVDTAGAYPGVGAEERGQAEAIARSTEMCLNVKVPIVTVVIGEGGSGGAIAIATGNRVYMLEHAIYSVISPEGAASILWRDSTRAKEAASNMKITAEDLKALGVIDGIIPEPIGGAHRDAQAVIGRTGTVIADALKELSGRNGDELRADRRQKYLNIGRNL, encoded by the coding sequence ATGCACAACTATCTCGACTTCGAAAAACCCATCTCTGATCTCGAGGGCAAAATCCTCGAATTGAAGAAGCTTGCCGGCGAAGACGAGAGCGTGAACACTTCCGATGAGATCGCGCGGCTCGAGGGACGTGTCCGCGATGCGATGGCGGAGATCTATTCCAAGCTGTCGCCCTGGCAGAAGACTCAGGTTGCGCGCCACCCGTCCCGGCCGCATTTCCTCGACTATGCCGCGGAGCTCTTCACCGAGTTCACGCCGCTTGCCGGCGACCGAAACTATGCGAACGACGATGCGATCCAGGCGGGTCTCGCGCGGTTCCGCGGCGCGCCGGTCGCGGTGATCGGACAGGAGAAGGGCAACGACACGAAGTCGCGCATCAAGCACAATTTCGGCAGCCCGCGCCCCGAGGGCTACCGCAAGGCGGTCCGCGTCATGGAAATGGCCGACCGGTTCGGCCTGCCGCTGATTACCCTGGTCGACACCGCCGGCGCCTATCCCGGGGTCGGCGCCGAGGAGCGCGGCCAGGCCGAGGCGATCGCCCGTTCGACCGAAATGTGCCTCAACGTCAAGGTGCCGATCGTCACTGTAGTGATCGGCGAAGGCGGCTCCGGCGGAGCGATCGCGATCGCGACGGGCAACCGCGTCTATATGCTCGAGCACGCGATCTACAGCGTCATCTCGCCGGAGGGTGCGGCCTCGATCCTCTGGCGCGACTCGACGCGGGCGAAAGAAGCGGCCAGCAACATGAAGATCACCGCCGAGGACCTGAAGGCGCTCGGCGTCATCGACGGCATCATTCCCGAACCGATCGGCGGCGCCCATCGCGACGCGCAGGCCGTGATCGGCCGCACCGGCACGGTCATCGCCGATGCACTGAAGGAGCTATCCGGCCGCAATGGCGACGAACTGCGCGCCGACCGCCGTCAGAAATACCTGAACATCGGCCGCAATCTCTGA
- the xerD gene encoding site-specific tyrosine recombinase XerD, whose amino-acid sequence MTDLSEAHLEAFLEMMSAERGAAVNTLQSYERDLRDASSFLRTCGTRLNAATADDLRRYLSHLAGEGFKPSSQSRRLSALRQFYKFLYAEGLRGDDPTGILDAPKKARALPKTLSVDDVTRLIGQAEAEAGSGAEDAFAKRRMHALLELLYATGMRVSELVSLPASVLAQNGRFLVIRGKGNKERLVPLSQAAIRAMRTYGAELRERAAETESPWLFPSFGKSGHLPRQVFARDLKSLAARAGIKVAAISPHVLRHAFASHLLANGADLRAVQELLGHSDISTTQIYTHVLEERLHELVQNHHPLAKQAKKQD is encoded by the coding sequence ATGACCGATCTTTCGGAGGCCCACCTCGAAGCTTTCCTGGAAATGATGAGCGCCGAACGAGGCGCGGCGGTCAACACGCTGCAATCCTACGAACGCGATCTCAGGGATGCCAGCTCCTTCCTGCGCACCTGCGGGACGCGGCTCAATGCCGCCACGGCCGACGATCTGAGACGCTATCTCTCGCATCTTGCCGGCGAGGGCTTCAAGCCTTCCTCGCAGTCACGCCGGCTGTCGGCCCTTCGGCAATTCTACAAGTTCCTCTATGCGGAAGGGCTGCGCGGCGACGACCCTACCGGCATTCTCGACGCGCCCAAGAAGGCGCGCGCCTTGCCGAAGACGCTCAGCGTCGATGACGTCACCCGGCTGATCGGCCAGGCCGAGGCGGAGGCCGGCTCCGGCGCCGAAGACGCCTTCGCGAAGCGTCGCATGCACGCCCTCCTGGAGCTTCTTTATGCGACCGGCATGCGCGTCAGCGAGCTCGTGTCGCTGCCGGCAAGCGTGCTTGCGCAGAACGGACGCTTCCTGGTGATCCGCGGCAAGGGAAACAAGGAACGGCTCGTGCCGCTGTCGCAGGCCGCGATCCGCGCCATGCGGACCTACGGGGCCGAGTTGCGCGAAAGAGCGGCGGAAACGGAGAGCCCCTGGCTCTTCCCCTCCTTCGGCAAATCCGGTCACCTGCCGCGCCAGGTCTTTGCCCGCGACCTCAAGAGTCTCGCGGCTCGTGCCGGCATCAAGGTCGCGGCGATCTCGCCGCATGTGCTGCGCCATGCATTCGCCAGTCACCTCCTCGCCAATGGCGCCGACCTGCGCGCCGTGCAGGAACTGCTCGGCCATTCGGACATTTCGACGACACAAATCTATACGCATGTGCTTGAAGAACGGCTGCACGAGCTGGTGCAAAACCACCACCCCCTTGCCAAACAGGCGAAAAAACAGGATTAG